The Sphaerospermopsis torques-reginae ITEP-024 genome has a window encoding:
- the folE gene encoding GTP cyclohydrolase I FolE — translation MTLSISPVLNSADQVVSSLSTQQQPKVTEAEMMQAVRTLLIGLGENPDREGLKDTPKRVVKALQFLTKGYHESLDELLNGAVFTESANEMVLVRDIDIFSSCEHHILPVIGRAHVAYIPNGKVIGLSKIARICEMYARRLQVQERLTLQIADALQGLLKPKGVAVVIEATHMCMVMRGVQKPGSWTVTSAMRGIFSEDARTREEFMSLIRHNANFH, via the coding sequence ATGACTTTATCAATTAGTCCCGTTCTCAATTCTGCTGATCAAGTTGTGTCATCTTTATCCACTCAGCAACAACCCAAAGTTACAGAAGCAGAAATGATGCAAGCTGTCAGAACATTGCTGATTGGACTAGGAGAAAATCCTGACCGGGAAGGGTTGAAAGATACTCCTAAAAGAGTCGTCAAAGCTTTACAATTTCTCACCAAAGGATATCATGAATCCTTGGACGAACTGTTAAATGGAGCCGTGTTTACAGAAAGTGCGAATGAAATGGTATTAGTGCGAGATATTGACATTTTCAGTTCTTGCGAACATCACATTTTACCAGTCATTGGTCGCGCTCATGTCGCTTACATTCCTAATGGTAAAGTCATTGGTTTATCAAAAATTGCCCGTATTTGTGAAATGTATGCAAGACGTTTACAAGTTCAAGAACGTCTGACTTTACAAATAGCTGACGCACTGCAAGGTTTACTCAAACCCAAAGGAGTTGCAGTAGTGATAGAAGCAACTCATATGTGTATGGTGATGCGTGGTGTACAAAAACCCGGTTCTTGGACTGTAACCAGTGCAATGCGTGGTATATTTTCAGAAGATGCTCGCACCCGTGAAGAATTTATGAGTTTGATTCGACACAATGCTAATTTTCACTAA
- a CDS encoding CobW family GTP-binding protein, which translates to MNTVTESTVNTIPAIPKTGMPVTIITGFLGSGKTTLLNQILQNKQDLKVAVLVNEFGDINIDSQLLVSVDQDMVELSNGCICCTINDGLVDAVYRVLEREERIDYLVIETTGVADPLPIILTFLGTELRDLTNLDSIITVVDAETFDQRHFESEAALQQITYGDIVLLNKTDLVDLHKLREIEDFIHDVKQGARILHTQFGKVPLPLILGVGLTPKDEYITDDVEDTHEHEHHHHDHEHHHHDHEHHEHHHSHHLENDGFVSISFQADRPFDVNKFENFLVEEMPQDVFRAKGILWFSDSELRHIFQLSGPRYSLNADDWKTAPKNQVVFIGRKLDKTEIYTKLNNCLL; encoded by the coding sequence ATGAATACTGTAACAGAATCAACTGTAAATACAATTCCAGCTATTCCCAAAACAGGAATGCCTGTCACTATCATTACAGGATTTTTAGGTAGTGGGAAAACTACTCTTTTAAATCAAATTCTCCAGAATAAACAAGATTTAAAAGTGGCAGTTCTCGTTAATGAATTTGGTGATATTAATATTGATAGCCAACTGCTAGTTTCTGTAGACCAAGATATGGTAGAACTCAGCAATGGTTGTATATGCTGCACCATTAATGATGGTTTAGTTGATGCAGTGTATAGAGTTTTAGAACGAGAAGAACGCATTGATTATTTGGTAATTGAAACTACTGGAGTAGCAGATCCATTACCAATTATCTTAACTTTTTTGGGAACAGAACTCAGAGATTTAACTAATCTAGATTCAATTATTACCGTCGTAGATGCAGAGACATTTGATCAACGACATTTTGAAAGTGAAGCAGCATTACAACAAATTACCTATGGTGATATTGTTCTGCTGAATAAAACAGATTTGGTGGACTTGCACAAACTGCGAGAAATAGAAGATTTTATCCATGATGTGAAACAGGGAGCGAGAATTTTACATACTCAATTTGGTAAAGTTCCTCTACCATTAATTTTAGGTGTAGGCTTAACACCAAAAGATGAGTATATTACCGATGATGTAGAAGATACTCACGAACATGAACACCATCATCATGATCATGAACATCACCACCATGATCATGAACACCATGAACATCATCATTCACACCATTTAGAAAATGATGGTTTTGTATCTATATCTTTTCAAGCAGATAGACCATTTGACGTAAATAAATTTGAGAACTTCCTAGTTGAAGAAATGCCACAGGATGTATTTAGAGCTAAAGGCATTTTATGGTTTAGTGATAGTGAGTTGCGCCATATTTTTCAACTCAGTGGACCTCGTTACAGTTTAAATGCTGATGACTGGAAAACAGCACCTAAAAATCAGGTAGTTTTTATTGGCAGAAAATTGGATAAAACCGAAATTTATACAAAACTTAACAATTGTCTGCTATGA
- the accC gene encoding acetyl-CoA carboxylase biotin carboxylase subunit, translated as MKFDKILIANRGEIALRILRACEEMGISTVAIHSTVDRNALHVQLADEAVCIGEPASGKSYLNIPNIIAAALTRGATAIHPGYGFLAENARFAEICADHQIAFIGPTPEAIRLMGDKSTAKETMQKAGVPTVPGSDGLVETEAEGLAIAKEIGYPVMIKATAGGGGRGMRLVRSQDEFVKLFHAAQGEAGAAFGNAGVYIEKFIERPRHIEFQILADNYGNVIHLGERDCSIQRRNQKLLEEAPSPALDEELREKMGKAAIRAAQFINYTGAGTIEFLLDKSGHFYFMEMNTRIQVEHPVTEMVTGVDLLVEQIRIAQGERLKLTQDQVILRGHAIECRINAEDPDHDFRPAPGKISGYLPPGGPGVRIDSHVYTDYQIPPYYDSLIGKLIVWGPDRATAVNRMKRALRECAITGLPTTIPFHQKIMENPQFLQGQVYTSFIQDMKLQ; from the coding sequence ATGAAGTTTGACAAAATTTTAATTGCTAATCGGGGAGAAATAGCTCTTCGCATTCTCCGCGCTTGTGAAGAAATGGGAATTTCTACAGTTGCTATTCACTCTACCGTTGACCGGAATGCTCTGCACGTACAACTGGCTGATGAAGCGGTTTGTATTGGCGAACCAGCAAGCGGTAAAAGTTATCTGAATATTCCCAATATTATTGCGGCTGCGTTAACACGCGGTGCTACAGCGATTCATCCTGGTTATGGTTTTTTAGCAGAAAATGCCAGATTTGCGGAAATTTGTGCAGATCATCAAATTGCATTTATTGGACCAACTCCCGAAGCAATTCGCTTAATGGGGGATAAATCCACTGCTAAAGAAACCATGCAAAAAGCCGGAGTACCCACAGTACCCGGTAGTGATGGGTTAGTAGAAACAGAAGCCGAAGGATTAGCGATCGCCAAAGAAATCGGCTACCCTGTAATGATCAAAGCCACTGCCGGCGGTGGAGGGCGAGGAATGCGCCTAGTCCGTTCCCAAGATGAATTTGTTAAACTGTTCCATGCAGCCCAAGGAGAAGCCGGAGCAGCTTTTGGTAATGCCGGCGTTTATATAGAAAAATTTATCGAGCGTCCGCGCCACATAGAATTTCAAATATTAGCGGATAACTACGGTAACGTAATTCATTTAGGTGAAAGAGACTGTTCCATTCAACGCCGCAACCAGAAACTACTAGAAGAAGCACCAAGTCCCGCCCTAGATGAAGAACTCCGGGAAAAAATGGGTAAAGCTGCCATCAGAGCCGCCCAATTCATCAACTACACTGGTGCAGGAACTATAGAATTTCTCCTAGATAAATCTGGTCATTTCTACTTCATGGAAATGAACACACGTATCCAAGTTGAGCATCCAGTCACAGAAATGGTAACGGGTGTAGACCTGCTAGTAGAACAAATTCGCATTGCCCAAGGTGAAAGACTCAAATTAACCCAAGACCAAGTAATTTTACGGGGTCATGCCATAGAATGCCGCATCAACGCCGAAGATCCAGATCATGATTTTCGTCCAGCACCCGGTAAAATTAGCGGTTATCTCCCACCAGGCGGACCAGGGGTCAGAATTGATTCTCACGTTTACACAGATTACCAAATTCCCCCTTATTACGACTCCCTCATCGGTAAATTAATAGTTTGGGGTCCTGACCGAGCTACAGCCGTCAACCGCATGAAACGAGCATTAAGAGAGTGTGCAATTACCGGACTACCCACGACTATCCCCTTTCATCAAAAAATCATGGAAAACCCGCAATTTTTACAAGGTCAAGTTTATACAAGCTTTATCCAGGATATGAAATTACAGTGA
- the hisI gene encoding phosphoribosyl-AMP cyclohydrolase, producing MILPSEMIRNLKFNSQGLIPAIAQDYRDGTILMMAWMNAESIQKTLATGEAHYWSRSRSELWHKGATSGHIQKVKELFYDCDGDTIIIKIEQIGDIACHTGARSCFFNAVEILFPQS from the coding sequence ATGATTCTCCCATCTGAAATGATTAGAAACTTAAAATTTAACTCCCAAGGTTTAATTCCTGCGATCGCTCAAGATTACCGTGATGGTACTATATTAATGATGGCTTGGATGAACGCCGAATCAATTCAAAAAACCTTAGCCACAGGTGAAGCTCATTATTGGAGTCGTTCCCGTTCTGAATTATGGCATAAAGGGGCAACATCTGGACATATTCAAAAGGTAAAAGAGCTTTTTTATGACTGTGATGGTGATACAATTATCATCAAAATTGAGCAAATTGGCGATATTGCCTGTCATACTGGTGCAAGAAGTTGTTTCTTTAATGCTGTAGAAATTCTGTTTCCTCAATCATAA
- a CDS encoding metallophosphoesterase family protein gives MKIAIMSCIHGNNEALDAVLLDIEQQKAGKIFCVGDLVGYGPYPNEVVNKIRSLDIPTCVGCWDEDIVEGLNACDCSYPSLLAEKRGIQAHEWTNKEITPENREFLANLPYSMQWGNLAFVHGSPHSNHEYLLPELDAFVALERVISTGADVLFCGHTHVPYVRTLDAGNLQVWVDRDSQEKPQKISFTSPVKRIINVGSVGEPRHGRPNATYIIYDQETQAVTLREVAYDYQKTCAAIIEKGLPKIFAWRLANGLEFAERADDPTHVCTR, from the coding sequence ATGAAAATAGCAATAATGTCATGTATTCATGGTAATAATGAAGCCTTAGATGCTGTATTATTAGATATTGAACAACAAAAAGCAGGAAAAATATTCTGTGTAGGTGATTTAGTAGGATATGGACCCTATCCCAATGAAGTTGTTAACAAAATTCGCTCTTTAGATATTCCTACCTGTGTGGGTTGTTGGGATGAAGATATAGTAGAAGGATTGAATGCTTGTGATTGTAGTTATCCTTCATTATTAGCAGAAAAAAGAGGAATCCAAGCTCATGAATGGACGAATAAAGAAATTACCCCAGAAAACCGCGAATTTTTAGCCAATTTACCCTACAGTATGCAATGGGGAAATTTAGCTTTTGTTCATGGTAGTCCTCATAGTAATCATGAATATTTATTACCGGAACTCGATGCTTTTGTCGCTTTAGAAAGGGTAATTTCTACAGGTGCGGATGTGTTATTTTGTGGACATACTCACGTCCCTTATGTGAGAACTTTGGATGCGGGTAATTTACAGGTATGGGTTGATAGAGATAGTCAGGAAAAACCACAGAAAATTAGTTTTACATCTCCTGTAAAGAGAATTATCAATGTCGGTTCAGTAGGAGAACCGCGACATGGTAGACCGAATGCAACTTATATAATTTATGATCAAGAAACTCAAGCAGTGACATTAAGGGAAGTTGCTTATGATTATCAAAAAACCTGTGCAGCAATTATTGAAAAAGGATTACCCAAAATATTTGCTTGGCGTTTAGCAAATGGTTTAGAATTTGCTGAAAGAGCAGATGATCCTACTCATGTTTGTACAAGGTGA
- the thrS gene encoding threonine--tRNA ligase produces the protein MVSSLTQSQDSLNEQDSDKLTRIRHTSAHIMAMAVQKLFPGTKVAIGPVTETGFYYDFDCPVSITTDDLAKIEVEMRRIIKANLPIIREEVERAEIRAEITELNEPYKLEILERIPASEIITRYFIGTPEIANSEPSLFVTDIKPANNYWWDLCAGPHINFTSEIDANAFKLLNVAGAYWQGDETKQQLQRIYGTAWTTKVELETYLQQREEALRRDHRKLGQELNLFSIQEEAGGGLVFWHPKGAIIRYIIEDYWRKAHLESGYQLLYTPHVANLDLWKTSGHFDFYQENMFDSMDVENQAYQIKPMNCPFHVLTYKHQLHSYRELPLRWAELGTVYRYERSGALHGLMRVRGFTQDDAHIFCLPEQIAEEILGVLNLTEKILSDFGFKQYEVNLSTRPDKSVGNDDVWDLATTALEQALNAKGWNYSIDEGGGAFYGPKIDIKIKDAIGRLWQCSTIQVDFNLPQRFEMEYIASDGSRQQPIMIHRAIFGSLERFFGILIENYAGDFPLWLAPVQLRLLPVSDDCREYATSVVNDLQKSGFRVEVDSSGERLGKQIRTAELEKIPVVAVVGKKEVENKTLSVRSRKSGDLGVLNLAELVKYLQNSLNLTGG, from the coding sequence ATGGTCAGTTCATTAACCCAGTCCCAAGACAGCTTAAACGAGCAAGATAGCGACAAACTTACACGCATTCGCCATACAAGCGCCCATATCATGGCAATGGCGGTACAAAAGTTATTTCCAGGAACTAAAGTAGCAATTGGACCTGTCACAGAAACAGGATTTTACTACGATTTTGATTGTCCAGTCAGCATCACTACCGATGACTTGGCAAAAATTGAAGTAGAGATGAGACGGATAATAAAAGCTAATTTACCTATTATCCGCGAAGAAGTAGAAAGAGCAGAAATTCGCGCCGAAATTACCGAATTAAACGAACCTTACAAATTAGAAATCTTAGAACGCATTCCCGCGTCAGAAATTATCACCCGTTACTTTATTGGTACTCCTGAAATTGCCAACTCAGAACCTTCATTGTTTGTCACAGATATTAAACCTGCCAATAATTATTGGTGGGACTTGTGTGCAGGACCCCACATTAACTTTACCAGTGAAATTGATGCTAATGCCTTTAAATTATTAAATGTTGCCGGTGCTTATTGGCAAGGAGATGAAACCAAACAGCAACTACAAAGAATTTATGGTACAGCTTGGACAACAAAAGTTGAACTAGAAACTTACCTACAACAAAGAGAAGAAGCACTGCGTCGAGATCATCGAAAATTAGGTCAAGAACTTAATCTATTTAGTATTCAAGAAGAAGCTGGAGGGGGCTTAGTATTTTGGCATCCTAAAGGTGCAATTATTCGCTACATCATTGAAGATTATTGGCGCAAAGCTCATCTAGAATCTGGTTATCAACTATTATATACACCTCATGTAGCCAATCTCGATTTATGGAAAACATCGGGTCATTTTGACTTCTATCAAGAGAATATGTTTGACTCGATGGATGTAGAAAATCAGGCTTATCAAATTAAGCCCATGAATTGCCCTTTTCATGTTCTGACTTACAAACATCAACTTCATTCCTATCGAGAATTACCATTAAGATGGGCAGAATTAGGAACAGTATACCGCTATGAACGCTCTGGAGCATTACATGGTTTAATGCGAGTCAGAGGCTTTACTCAAGATGATGCTCATATTTTTTGTTTACCCGAACAAATTGCCGAGGAAATTTTAGGAGTTTTAAACCTCACTGAGAAGATTTTATCAGACTTTGGCTTTAAACAATATGAAGTCAATCTTTCCACCCGTCCAGATAAATCAGTCGGCAATGATGATGTTTGGGACTTAGCAACCACAGCACTAGAACAAGCTTTAAATGCTAAAGGTTGGAATTATAGTATAGACGAAGGAGGCGGAGCTTTTTATGGACCAAAGATAGACATTAAAATTAAAGATGCGATCGGTCGTTTATGGCAATGTTCCACAATTCAGGTAGATTTTAATTTACCCCAAAGATTCGAGATGGAATATATAGCATCCGATGGTAGTCGTCAACAACCCATCATGATTCATCGGGCTATTTTTGGTTCTTTAGAACGCTTTTTTGGCATTTTAATCGAGAATTACGCAGGTGATTTTCCCCTATGGTTAGCACCTGTACAACTGCGGCTTTTACCTGTAAGTGATGATTGTCGAGAATATGCAACATCCGTAGTAAATGATTTACAAAAAAGCGGATTTAGAGTAGAAGTAGATAGCAGTGGGGAGCGTTTAGGTAAACAGATTCGCACAGCAGAACTAGAAAAAATTCCTGTTGTTGCTGTAGTTGGTAAGAAGGAAGTAGAAAACAAAACTTTGAGTGTCAGAAGTAGAAAATCGGGAGATTTAGGGGTTTTGAATTTAGCTGAACTTGTCAAGTATTTACAAAACAGCTTAAATTTGACAGGCGGTTAA
- a CDS encoding YggT family protein — protein sequence MTGVNLTTWILGLLLGVMIFLFIFRIILTWYPQANLNRLPFNLIAWPTEPFLMLLRKVVPPIGGVDITPIIWVGIFSLVREILLGQQGLLTMMARVS from the coding sequence ATGACAGGTGTTAACTTAACTACTTGGATTCTTGGACTCTTGTTGGGTGTGATGATTTTTTTGTTTATTTTCCGCATTATTCTCACTTGGTATCCTCAAGCAAATCTTAACCGTTTACCTTTTAATCTGATTGCTTGGCCAACTGAACCATTTTTAATGCTGTTAAGAAAGGTAGTACCTCCTATTGGTGGGGTTGATATCACTCCGATTATTTGGGTGGGTATTTTCAGCTTAGTTAGGGAAATTTTATTGGGTCAGCAAGGATTACTAACCATGATGGCGCGTGTTAGTTAG
- a CDS encoding type II toxin-antitoxin system VapC family toxin: MIEVFLDTSFAIALSSLTDQNHLMAVQIANQLEANKTRLVTTQPILLEIGNALSKQKYRIAAIQLLESLEADPNIEVVLLTKELYTEAFNLFKQREDKEWGLVDCISFIVMQNRGITDALTADIHFHQAGFRALLRN, translated from the coding sequence ATGATTGAGGTTTTTTTAGATACTTCTTTTGCTATTGCTTTATCTTCTCTTACAGATCAAAATCATCTCATGGCTGTGCAAATTGCTAATCAGCTTGAGGCTAACAAAACTCGTTTAGTAACCACTCAACCAATATTACTAGAAATTGGTAATGCACTTTCTAAACAAAAATACAGAATAGCCGCGATTCAACTTTTGGAATCTCTCGAAGCTGATCCTAATATTGAAGTAGTGTTATTAACGAAGGAGTTATATACAGAGGCATTTAATTTGTTCAAACAACGAGAAGATAAAGAATGGGGTTTGGTTGATTGCATATCGTTTATTGTGATGCAGAATCGAGGAATTACTGATGCACTAACTGCTGATATCCATTTTCATCAGGCAGGGTTTCGAGCATTATTAAGAAACTAA
- a CDS encoding metallophosphatase: MWVILSGIEGNLAAYEAVIADIKRQRYVDALYILGDLVGPTKECEKLVERVKSPRRGELQPMICKGWWEEQCLNLHGLGPSGDTPELLAKYGGDTVKMLWECVSRSTLQWLRSLDFGFFELDCLLIHGSSLGVSDELTPETPPIQMLDRLSRMQANNLFCGRSGLTFQYQLQGGSVTSEITTLDSQISPQTVTVSPRQVIGVGNVGRIPGQATYTLYHPSSNKVEFQTVYYGNSKGFQGHERK, encoded by the coding sequence ATGTGGGTTATTTTGAGTGGAATTGAAGGTAATTTAGCAGCTTATGAAGCTGTGATTGCTGATATAAAGCGTCAACGTTATGTAGATGCTTTGTATATTTTGGGTGATTTAGTTGGACCAACTAAAGAATGTGAAAAACTTGTAGAAAGGGTAAAATCTCCCCGTCGTGGTGAGTTACAACCAATGATTTGCAAAGGTTGGTGGGAAGAACAATGTTTAAATTTACATGGTTTAGGACCTTCTGGGGATACTCCTGAGTTATTAGCAAAATATGGGGGTGATACAGTCAAAATGTTATGGGAATGTGTTTCTCGTTCAACTTTACAATGGTTGAGAAGTTTGGATTTTGGTTTTTTTGAATTAGATTGTTTATTAATTCATGGTTCATCTCTTGGTGTGAGTGATGAACTGACTCCAGAAACTCCCCCGATTCAAATGTTAGATAGACTCTCAAGAATGCAAGCAAATAATTTGTTTTGTGGTCGTTCTGGTTTAACTTTTCAATATCAGTTACAAGGGGGTTCTGTTACAAGTGAAATTACCACTCTTGACAGTCAAATTTCTCCGCAAACCGTAACAGTTTCACCCCGTCAAGTGATTGGTGTGGGAAATGTGGGACGTATTCCTGGTCAAGCAACTTATACTCTTTATCATCCTAGTTCTAATAAAGTGGAATTTCAAACTGTTTATTATGGAAATAGTAAGGGATTTCAAGGGCATGAGAGAAAATAA
- a CDS encoding GTP-binding protein, protein MNIPSITVVAGLSGTGKTTWIRQQIREIKSPEKFEKLIYFSPGTGNVLIDHSCIAAEFSGIKVFGDNQEIEFIHQIPEANHVYIELGSYLELSTISQILDNLNYRAVAILPPNYQNSEYHTWTEEIFYGAPVETIKIENIWRVCTTGQVIDENSLEDFWYEITHGAYGEVVRAKGIFDVNDGRSIYCDFVAGVPQIGFLELDLPRYLEGRPQRFSGLEISGKNLDEPALKATLSDCCLSDYLISQYQQQVKHILLEGQAV, encoded by the coding sequence ATGAATATACCAAGTATTACCGTTGTCGCTGGATTATCTGGAACTGGGAAAACCACCTGGATTCGTCAACAAATCAGAGAAATAAAATCTCCAGAAAAATTTGAGAAATTAATATATTTCAGTCCAGGAACAGGAAATGTATTAATTGATCATAGTTGTATAGCTGCTGAATTTTCAGGAATTAAAGTTTTTGGTGATAATCAAGAAATTGAATTTATTCATCAAATTCCAGAAGCAAATCATGTTTATATTGAATTAGGTTCTTACCTAGAATTATCAACAATATCCCAAATATTAGATAATCTCAACTATCGTGCAGTCGCTATTTTACCACCCAATTATCAAAACTCAGAATATCATACATGGACTGAAGAAATTTTCTATGGCGCACCTGTAGAAACAATCAAAATAGAAAATATTTGGCGCGTGTGTACAACTGGTCAAGTTATTGATGAAAATAGTTTAGAAGATTTTTGGTATGAAATAACTCATGGTGCTTATGGTGAAGTTGTCCGCGCTAAAGGTATTTTTGATGTCAATGATGGACGTTCTATATATTGTGATTTTGTCGCTGGTGTTCCCCAAATAGGATTTTTAGAATTAGATTTACCCAGATATTTAGAAGGTAGACCACAGCGTTTTAGTGGATTAGAAATATCAGGTAAAAATTTAGATGAACCAGCATTAAAAGCAACATTATCAGATTGTTGTTTATCTGATTATTTAATTTCCCAATATCAACAACAAGTCAAACACATTTTATTAGAGGGTCAAGCAGTATGA
- a CDS encoding NupC/NupG family nucleoside CNT transporter produces the protein MERVISALGILVFIGISYAISVNRHAVRWRTIAWGLGLEFILALVILKTSWGLKIFKSLGDIIGNFLAFSDIGAKFVFGENFKDHFFAFQVLPTIIFFSSFIGVLYHYGILQRVVSTLAWVMMKTMKTSGSESLSCAGNIFLGPTEAALMVKPYVANMTQSELFAVMTGGFATIAGGVLGAYLSFGIPAEHLVAAFFMTAPTSLVVSKLIYPETEVSETAAKVSVETKSNSVNVIDAATTGALDGVKLAVNVGVMIIAFLGLLAVVNALLGWLGSLVGLPQLSLEWMLSFIMSPVAWLMGIPWVDCGKIGALLGKKTIFNEFLAYLDLSELIKQQQISQRSIIIATYALCNFANIGSIGITIGGMTGMAANRQHDLARMGVKSMIGGLLAGFITAGIAGMLV, from the coding sequence ATGGAAAGGGTTATTTCGGCACTTGGTATTTTAGTATTTATTGGTATATCCTATGCAATTTCTGTTAACCGTCATGCTGTGCGTTGGCGAACAATTGCTTGGGGTTTGGGTTTAGAATTTATTTTAGCATTGGTAATTCTTAAAACTTCCTGGGGTTTGAAAATCTTTAAATCTTTGGGGGATATTATCGGTAATTTCTTAGCTTTTTCTGATATCGGTGCTAAATTTGTCTTTGGTGAAAATTTCAAAGATCATTTTTTTGCTTTTCAAGTTCTCCCAACTATCATCTTTTTCTCTTCATTTATTGGTGTTTTATATCACTATGGTATTTTACAAAGGGTAGTCAGTACCTTGGCTTGGGTAATGATGAAAACCATGAAAACATCAGGTTCTGAGTCTTTATCCTGCGCTGGAAATATCTTTTTGGGTCCGACGGAAGCCGCGTTAATGGTTAAACCTTATGTAGCCAATATGACTCAATCAGAACTATTTGCAGTCATGACTGGTGGTTTTGCGACTATTGCCGGTGGTGTATTAGGTGCTTACCTTTCATTCGGTATTCCCGCAGAACACTTAGTAGCTGCTTTTTTTATGACTGCTCCTACTTCTTTGGTGGTATCAAAATTAATTTATCCAGAAACAGAAGTATCGGAAACTGCTGCTAAAGTCAGTGTGGAAACAAAGAGTAATTCTGTTAATGTCATTGACGCAGCAACCACCGGGGCGCTTGATGGCGTGAAGTTAGCGGTGAATGTGGGTGTAATGATTATTGCCTTTTTGGGTTTACTGGCAGTGGTAAATGCGTTGTTAGGATGGTTGGGTTCGCTGGTGGGTTTACCGCAATTATCCTTAGAATGGATGTTATCTTTTATTATGTCTCCCGTTGCTTGGTTAATGGGTATACCTTGGGTTGATTGTGGTAAAATTGGGGCTTTATTGGGAAAAAAGACGATTTTCAATGAATTTTTGGCATATTTAGATTTAAGTGAACTGATTAAGCAGCAGCAAATTTCCCAACGTTCTATAATTATTGCTACTTACGCTTTATGTAATTTTGCCAATATCGGCTCAATTGGGATTACTATTGGTGGTATGACTGGTATGGCTGCTAACCGTCAACATGATTTAGCGCGGATGGGTGTTAAATCTATGATTGGGGGATTACTTGCAGGTTTTATCACTGCTGGTATTGCGGGGATGTTGGTTTAA
- a CDS encoding Ycf66 family protein yields MINFGLNSASILAQVNFGANSASVLGIFLAVAGAALYFLRTVRPELSRDQDIFFAAVGLLCGFILIFQGWRLDPILQFGQLLLVGSTVFFAVESIRLRSIATQQAKRNTPIVDDEREVSRKYSYSDRRNYQAEMDADLEPLPYYEEEEEEERPPRPRIRGSRDDRSTRDNYYEEQPPRRSERRNTREKPETAERKRRPSSGRSVSLKSDSFEQENWGSVSREVDDWETPKEEIRKPSRRRNDRPTRPESSEDDVTPRPRKRRPPADSSTRRERNDDEAIPTDYVPYNPIETPKDGSDNANDFDDITGDR; encoded by the coding sequence ATGATAAATTTTGGGCTGAACTCAGCCAGTATTTTGGCTCAGGTAAATTTTGGGGCTAACTCAGCCAGTGTTCTAGGAATTTTCCTGGCTGTGGCTGGGGCAGCACTATATTTTCTCCGCACCGTGCGCCCAGAACTGTCACGAGATCAAGATATCTTTTTTGCGGCAGTCGGCTTACTGTGTGGTTTTATTCTCATCTTCCAAGGATGGCGGCTTGACCCAATTTTACAATTTGGTCAGTTGCTATTAGTCGGTTCTACTGTATTTTTTGCTGTTGAAAGTATTCGTCTGCGAAGTATTGCTACTCAACAAGCGAAACGCAATACTCCCATTGTGGATGATGAGCGAGAAGTCAGCAGAAAATATTCTTACTCTGATCGCCGTAATTATCAAGCTGAGATGGATGCTGATTTAGAACCTTTACCTTATTACGAAGAGGAAGAAGAAGAAGAACGTCCGCCACGTCCCAGAATTCGTGGTAGCCGAGATGATCGTTCTACTCGTGATAATTACTATGAGGAACAACCGCCTCGTCGTTCAGAACGTCGTAACACCAGGGAAAAACCAGAAACAGCCGAAAGGAAACGTCGTCCGAGTTCTGGACGTTCCGTAAGTCTCAAGAGTGATAGTTTTGAACAAGAAAATTGGGGTTCTGTTTCTAGGGAAGTTGATGATTGGGAAACTCCCAAAGAGGAAATAAGAAAACCATCTCGTCGTCGTAATGACAGACCCACACGCCCAGAAAGCAGTGAGGATGATGTTACACCTAGACCTAGAAAGCGTCGTCCACCTGCTGACTCATCCACCCGCAGAGAAAGGAATGATGATGAGGCCATCCCCACTGATTATGTCCCATATAACCCCATTGAAACACCAAAGGACGGATCTGATAATGCCAACGATTTTGATGATATTACAGGTGACAGGTGA
- the psbX gene encoding photosystem II reaction center X protein: MTPSLANFLWSLLWGTVIVVIPATVGLIFISQKDKIQRN, encoded by the coding sequence ATGACACCCTCTTTAGCAAATTTTCTTTGGAGTCTCCTTTGGGGTACTGTAATTGTGGTTATCCCTGCTACTGTTGGTTTAATTTTTATCAGCCAAAAAGATAAAATCCAACGCAATTAA